One part of the Sphingopyxis sp. PAMC25046 genome encodes these proteins:
- a CDS encoding WYL domain-containing protein → MAKLDRTLKLVHMLCDSGEGLTLDEMAAGLGVTRRTAERLRDVITLHFDVVEDSDGRTKRFRIRDALRRVYTRPTAAEIAALQAEADARNREMAPQAALLSSLLDKTKAALDDREKRRVDPDLEALIRLQRSRVPAGPAVVADPENLAAIQGAIMAGQCVEFDYRADGADISRWRRVIPFGLVHGPITYLIGKMPDRDADPVPFRLDRMKNVRAANTSGLPPEDWDLDRWLSQSFGIWREEDHAVVLRVLPSSVERARQWRFHPAQELEETAEGLTVRFRAGGLREIAEHLFTWGGEVVIEGPDALQAVMRERLEAASACLRPLLTQHDVRAGT, encoded by the coding sequence ATGGCCAAGCTCGATCGCACGCTGAAGCTCGTTCATATGCTGTGCGACAGCGGCGAAGGCCTGACCCTGGACGAGATGGCTGCCGGGCTCGGGGTTACCAGGCGAACCGCCGAGCGCCTGCGCGACGTGATCACGCTTCATTTCGATGTCGTCGAGGACAGCGATGGACGAACCAAACGGTTTCGCATTCGAGACGCGCTGAGGCGGGTGTACACGCGCCCCACGGCTGCCGAGATCGCGGCACTCCAGGCTGAAGCCGACGCTCGCAATCGCGAGATGGCACCTCAGGCAGCACTGCTCTCCAGCCTGCTCGACAAGACAAAAGCTGCATTGGATGATCGCGAGAAGCGAAGGGTCGATCCGGATCTGGAAGCCTTGATCCGCCTTCAGCGCAGCAGGGTTCCCGCCGGGCCGGCCGTCGTCGCCGACCCGGAAAATCTGGCCGCTATCCAGGGCGCCATCATGGCAGGGCAATGTGTGGAATTCGATTATCGCGCTGACGGGGCTGATATCTCACGATGGCGCCGCGTGATACCCTTTGGCCTTGTGCATGGTCCGATCACATACTTGATCGGCAAAATGCCCGATCGAGATGCCGACCCTGTGCCCTTCCGTCTGGATCGGATGAAAAACGTGCGTGCGGCCAACACGTCGGGACTGCCTCCAGAAGACTGGGACCTCGACCGGTGGCTGTCACAAAGCTTTGGCATCTGGCGGGAGGAAGATCACGCAGTCGTGTTGCGCGTACTCCCATCCTCCGTCGAACGCGCACGGCAATGGCGCTTCCATCCCGCTCAGGAGCTGGAAGAAACGGCTGAGGGTTTAACCGTAAGGTTCAGGGCTGGCGGCCTCCGAGAAATTGCCGAGCATCTTTTTACATGGGGCGGGGAGGTTGTGATTGAAGGCCCCGACGCGCTCCAAGCGGTTATGCGGGAGCGACTGGAGGCGGCCAGCGCATGCTTACGACCGCTTTTGACGCAGCACGATGTTAGGGCAGGGACATGA
- a CDS encoding UvrD-helicase domain-containing protein, which produces MTTMSAQLKDDGARFDAIGRHTRSILVEAGAGSGKTAVMAGRIAVMLAEGTSPRAIAAVTFTELAASELVSRVREFVAELSEGRIAPELKVALPDGLSDAQRSNLVTASAAIDEVTCSTIHGFCQRLIKPYPAEADIDPGATVMDRNLADLAFLEIVDGWLRERLSGKHGGIIAEMVLYNPKSTVELLHKIAANLRSRRTLKAPSPSPFAPLMAEFQQAAKALADFIENASAHEPETANYAAGFAQMAEAVAAIAEPQSPTGLVQLLVARAHPDVCTKTGGFAAYRKKGKWVEAAKQAGLSKADGEQLNITADDLYGKCCATWAAMQQAIAGHVLAALVSEAAPILERYREYKRSSAQLDFDDLIYAARDLLRSHEAVRQALGKRFAHVLVDEFQDTDPLQTEIFWRLCGDPQNEGDDWADFRIRPGALFLVGDPKQAIYRFRGADVGAYVQARSAFIAHSQESLLSISTNFRSCASILTFVNARFEAVLSADGQPGFTALDAFHSDPAEGVCVAALDVAIAGEDGKAKVEQQRDGEAETVADLCARLIGGYEIVDRRTGTPRLCQPGDIALLAPTGAELWRYEEALERRGIPVATQAGKGLFRRQEIQDLIAVTRVLADRRDTLALGALLRGPLVGLTDEELLDIVWALPRNESEPDRIPRLTLSVDADTVTHDLARAVLVKLQALARRANSTTPHELLSQAIDVLRIRPILVERHRGQAERALANVDLYLNLATAYAVRGLRSFSEAMTTAWEDEARAVEGRPDAQEEAISLFTMHAAKGLEWPVVIPINTMTGVMGPDSAVTDRQSDTFYCPIFGVPPEGHEAAIEAEKLELDRERIRLWYVAATRARQLLILPRLDVSPSKSAWISLLDLSLAELPAIDPSELPERAPSPAAEVGNGQTREIFAAEAEEILQRQVHLTWLAPSRSENTSGPVVVSEEPDLWTDSDDGQPQEIPLQLAIQGSRERGLILHKLMEEVLTGETFDDLGSLTERAKELIVQFGRTAVSDAAAGLSAEELASCIDKTLKLESIAGIRAELIAEFPVFASHTADGHEYATSGIADALTLTPGGKPGTIVDWKSDVAPDAVSLEHYRGQVQAYLDMTGAERGMIVLMTRGEIIEVSPSSVGSTP; this is translated from the coding sequence ATGACGACCATGTCTGCTCAACTGAAGGACGACGGTGCCCGCTTCGATGCAATTGGTCGGCATACCCGCTCGATCCTTGTCGAGGCCGGCGCTGGCTCGGGAAAAACCGCGGTAATGGCGGGGCGTATCGCAGTAATGCTCGCGGAGGGAACCTCTCCGCGCGCCATCGCTGCGGTGACATTTACCGAACTGGCGGCAAGCGAATTGGTGTCGCGGGTCAGGGAGTTTGTCGCCGAGTTGAGCGAAGGCCGGATCGCGCCAGAACTGAAAGTCGCGCTTCCCGATGGCCTCAGCGATGCCCAGCGCAGCAATCTCGTCACCGCGAGCGCGGCGATCGATGAAGTCACCTGCTCGACGATTCACGGCTTCTGCCAGCGCCTCATCAAGCCCTACCCGGCTGAGGCAGACATCGATCCTGGCGCGACGGTCATGGATCGGAACCTGGCTGACCTTGCGTTTCTCGAAATCGTCGATGGCTGGCTGCGAGAGCGGCTATCCGGCAAACACGGCGGCATCATTGCCGAAATGGTGCTCTACAATCCGAAGAGCACGGTCGAGCTGCTTCACAAGATCGCGGCTAATTTGCGCAGCAGGCGAACTCTCAAGGCACCTTCGCCCTCCCCGTTTGCTCCACTCATGGCCGAATTCCAACAGGCGGCCAAGGCCTTGGCCGACTTCATCGAGAATGCTTCCGCGCACGAGCCCGAGACAGCCAACTATGCGGCAGGCTTCGCACAGATGGCAGAAGCGGTAGCCGCGATTGCCGAACCCCAATCACCCACGGGCCTTGTTCAGTTGCTGGTTGCGCGCGCCCATCCGGACGTTTGCACCAAGACCGGTGGATTTGCCGCCTATCGCAAAAAGGGCAAGTGGGTCGAAGCGGCGAAGCAGGCCGGTTTGTCCAAAGCCGATGGTGAGCAGCTCAACATCACCGCCGACGATCTCTACGGGAAATGCTGCGCGACGTGGGCTGCGATGCAGCAGGCGATTGCCGGCCACGTTCTGGCTGCGCTAGTCTCAGAAGCCGCTCCAATCCTCGAGCGTTACCGCGAATACAAGCGTTCCAGCGCGCAGCTCGATTTCGACGATCTGATTTATGCCGCGCGCGACCTGTTGCGCAGTCATGAGGCTGTACGCCAGGCGCTGGGCAAGCGTTTTGCCCACGTCCTCGTCGATGAGTTCCAGGACACTGATCCACTCCAGACCGAGATCTTCTGGCGGCTGTGCGGTGATCCGCAGAATGAAGGCGACGATTGGGCGGACTTCCGAATCCGTCCTGGCGCGCTGTTTCTCGTGGGCGATCCGAAGCAAGCGATCTACCGCTTTCGCGGTGCCGACGTCGGCGCCTATGTACAGGCTCGCAGCGCTTTCATCGCGCATAGTCAGGAAAGCTTGCTCTCCATCTCGACTAACTTCCGGTCGTGCGCCTCCATTTTGACCTTCGTCAACGCGCGCTTCGAAGCCGTACTCTCCGCTGATGGTCAGCCAGGCTTCACGGCCCTCGATGCCTTCCACTCCGATCCCGCAGAAGGCGTATGCGTTGCCGCCCTCGACGTCGCGATTGCCGGCGAGGATGGCAAAGCGAAGGTGGAGCAGCAACGAGACGGTGAAGCCGAAACTGTTGCCGACCTTTGCGCTCGGCTGATCGGCGGGTATGAAATTGTCGATCGCCGGACCGGCACTCCGCGCCTCTGCCAACCGGGCGACATCGCGTTGCTCGCGCCCACAGGCGCCGAACTATGGCGATACGAAGAAGCTTTGGAACGCCGCGGAATCCCGGTTGCAACCCAAGCCGGCAAAGGGCTCTTCCGCCGTCAGGAAATCCAGGATTTGATCGCGGTCACCCGTGTCCTGGCTGATCGTCGCGACACCTTGGCGCTGGGCGCCCTGCTTCGGGGGCCATTGGTCGGCCTTACGGATGAAGAATTGCTCGATATTGTCTGGGCGCTTCCGCGCAATGAGAGCGAACCCGACCGTATCCCGCGTCTGACCCTGTCAGTCGATGCTGACACCGTCACGCACGATCTGGCGCGGGCGGTGCTGGTGAAACTCCAGGCGCTTGCGCGGCGAGCGAACAGCACCACGCCGCATGAACTCCTGTCGCAGGCGATTGATGTCCTGCGCATCAGGCCCATTCTCGTCGAGCGCCATCGCGGTCAGGCCGAACGCGCGCTCGCCAACGTCGACCTCTACCTCAATCTCGCGACCGCATATGCGGTGCGCGGCCTGCGGTCATTTTCTGAGGCGATGACCACGGCGTGGGAGGATGAGGCCCGAGCGGTCGAAGGTCGTCCCGACGCGCAAGAGGAAGCCATCTCGCTGTTCACGATGCACGCAGCGAAGGGCCTCGAATGGCCTGTCGTCATTCCCATCAACACCATGACGGGGGTCATGGGTCCCGATAGCGCAGTGACAGATCGCCAGTCGGACACATTCTATTGCCCGATCTTCGGGGTGCCCCCCGAGGGCCATGAAGCGGCGATCGAGGCTGAGAAGCTGGAGCTGGATCGGGAACGCATACGTCTGTGGTACGTGGCGGCCACGCGGGCACGGCAATTGCTGATTCTTCCTCGCCTCGATGTCTCACCATCGAAGTCGGCATGGATAAGCCTGCTCGACCTTTCGCTTGCCGAGCTTCCAGCCATCGACCCCAGCGAACTGCCAGAGCGCGCACCATCGCCAGCGGCAGAAGTGGGCAATGGGCAGACGCGAGAGATATTTGCGGCGGAAGCTGAAGAAATCCTGCAACGACAGGTCCATCTGACCTGGCTCGCCCCGAGCCGAAGCGAAAATACCTCCGGCCCCGTCGTCGTCTCGGAGGAACCGGACCTCTGGACAGATTCCGACGACGGACAACCTCAGGAGATCCCGCTGCAGCTCGCCATTCAAGGCAGCCGCGAGCGGGGCCTGATCCTCCACAAGCTGATGGAGGAGGTTCTGACGGGCGAGACCTTCGACGACCTTGGTTCACTGACCGAGCGAGCGAAGGAATTGATCGTTCAATTCGGCCGAACTGCGGTTAGCGACGCCGCGGCAGGACTGTCCGCCGAGGAATTGGCCAGTTGCATCGACAAGACGCTCAAGCTTGAGTCGATTGCGGGAATTCGGGCCGAGCTGATAGCCGAGTTCCCGGTGTTTGCGAGCCACACCGCGGATGGTCATGAATATGCGACCTCCGGAATTGCTGACGCCCTCACCCTGACGCCTGGGGGCAAGCCGGGAACGATCGTGGATTGGAAGAGCGATGTAGCGCCCGATGCCGTGTCGCTCGAGCACTACAGAGGTCAGGTGCAAGCCTATCTCGACATGACTGGCGCCGAACGCGGAATGATCGTCCTGATGACGAGAGGTGAGATTATAGAGGTCTCACCATCCAGCGTTGGCTCGACGCCGTGA
- a CDS encoding PD-(D/E)XK nuclease family protein produces the protein MRCERLHAARYRHHGTQIMSFEQAAVRLAGGFIKPIDDETLRSTLQSVLPNTPLGELENIKSLPGMVNAAADTLHKVWRAGIDLSARAGGHPRLEALAHLEAAVLAKLPAGMLRPMDIVACARSRIHHSQKVLGALTVEGLTELSPCWRPLLIELATEIPVTWSAGPRRIPAWLVGSAIKVVEAAAQHPEVSVASAASGLHEAIEALRWVRSLLASGDVAPHEIAIAAASTAEYDHYFLALRSDANIDLHFVHGVRTVTTRDGQAAAALADILVRGLSQTRIRRLAALCSDGPALSVLPEGWLRVLPTDAPMATSAAWNRLLSGLEAEDWPDGCDHSPALKFAIELLAKGPDAADEIGPAFLSGRALAIWRKALMAGPAASIDTSLENLKQDDGLDSCVSVTWMPASALAASPRRFVRLIGLNSSRWPRGISEDRLIPDHIIPTHVLDPLPINQADRRDFETIMATTSGQLVLSRARRDSDGRLLGRSPLLSGLGTETYLRRNAVPLHAFSETDRLMARTEEFRGYPQAVSALACWRDWKREEITAHDGKVRPDHPLIQAVLDRTQSASSLRRLLRNPLGFVWVYGLHWSAPDAGAEPLVLDPLEMGDLVHMVLDIALQSIEAAGGLGSATAQVVDELVENAAARVAADWESERPVPPAIIWTRTLSDARMTASNALTYGNQELAGAQSFAEVPFGGSTAKSDGAIPWDPSTRVEIPGAGFAIKGYIDRLDIFDDGKRAIVRDYKTGRAPRSAIRLNGGKELQRCLYSFAVKSLLGEDVSITASLLYPRENLDLQLDDPEAVLSEVTGYLVAARSNLQSGLAIPGPDTGDDYDDLAFALPANAGPTYCKRKRPIAAAMLGDAAQVWEAE, from the coding sequence ATGCGCTGCGAGCGGCTGCATGCTGCACGCTATCGGCATCATGGCACCCAGATCATGTCCTTCGAGCAGGCAGCGGTGCGGTTGGCCGGAGGCTTCATCAAGCCGATTGACGACGAAACGCTTCGTTCGACGTTGCAGTCAGTGCTTCCCAATACGCCGCTCGGTGAGTTGGAAAACATCAAATCACTCCCCGGTATGGTCAACGCTGCGGCCGACACTCTTCACAAGGTTTGGCGGGCTGGGATCGACCTCTCCGCACGCGCAGGAGGCCATCCCAGGCTAGAGGCGCTGGCCCACCTCGAAGCTGCTGTTTTGGCCAAACTTCCCGCGGGAATGCTCAGGCCGATGGATATCGTCGCCTGCGCGCGGAGCCGGATTCATCATTCTCAGAAGGTGCTCGGCGCCCTGACTGTTGAGGGATTGACCGAGCTATCGCCGTGCTGGCGCCCATTGCTGATCGAGCTCGCGACCGAGATTCCGGTGACGTGGAGTGCCGGGCCGCGCCGGATTCCGGCCTGGTTGGTGGGATCCGCGATAAAGGTAGTCGAAGCTGCGGCCCAGCATCCCGAGGTCAGCGTCGCAAGCGCCGCCTCGGGTCTCCACGAGGCTATCGAGGCGTTGCGCTGGGTACGATCCCTTCTGGCATCCGGCGATGTCGCCCCGCACGAAATCGCAATCGCAGCGGCGTCGACTGCCGAATATGACCATTATTTCCTGGCGCTGCGGTCCGATGCGAACATCGACCTGCACTTTGTCCATGGCGTTCGGACAGTCACGACCCGCGATGGTCAGGCCGCTGCGGCGTTGGCCGACATTCTCGTTCGCGGCCTGTCGCAGACCCGTATCCGCCGCCTCGCCGCACTCTGCTCGGATGGCCCCGCACTTTCAGTCCTGCCGGAAGGGTGGCTGCGCGTCTTGCCAACCGATGCACCGATGGCGACGTCAGCTGCGTGGAACCGGCTGTTGTCGGGTCTCGAAGCCGAAGATTGGCCGGATGGATGCGACCATTCACCCGCTCTGAAGTTCGCGATCGAACTGCTCGCGAAAGGACCCGACGCTGCCGATGAAATCGGCCCGGCCTTTCTTTCAGGCCGCGCGCTCGCGATTTGGCGCAAGGCACTCATGGCCGGCCCGGCCGCATCGATCGACACTTCGCTGGAAAACCTGAAGCAGGATGACGGCCTCGACTCCTGCGTCTCGGTTACATGGATGCCAGCAAGTGCCCTTGCCGCCTCACCGCGCCGGTTTGTCCGGCTGATTGGCTTGAATTCCTCGCGTTGGCCGCGTGGCATTTCTGAAGACCGCTTGATCCCCGATCACATCATCCCAACCCATGTGCTCGATCCACTTCCGATCAACCAGGCGGATAGGCGCGATTTCGAGACTATTATGGCGACGACATCTGGCCAGCTCGTACTTTCTCGTGCCCGCCGCGACAGCGATGGCCGGCTACTCGGACGTAGTCCGCTGCTCTCCGGACTTGGCACCGAGACGTATCTTCGTCGCAATGCGGTTCCGCTTCATGCTTTCAGCGAGACCGATCGGTTAATGGCCAGAACGGAAGAGTTTCGCGGCTATCCCCAAGCGGTCAGCGCCTTGGCCTGCTGGCGGGATTGGAAGCGGGAGGAGATTACCGCTCACGATGGCAAGGTGAGGCCAGACCATCCCCTGATCCAGGCCGTTCTCGATCGCACGCAGTCAGCCAGTTCGCTGCGACGCCTGCTCCGCAACCCTCTCGGCTTTGTCTGGGTTTACGGACTCCACTGGAGCGCCCCTGACGCCGGGGCCGAACCGTTGGTGCTCGATCCGCTGGAAATGGGCGACCTTGTCCACATGGTGCTCGACATCGCCCTCCAGAGCATCGAGGCCGCCGGCGGGCTCGGCAGCGCAACGGCGCAAGTTGTCGACGAATTGGTCGAAAATGCCGCAGCCCGAGTAGCGGCCGATTGGGAAAGTGAACGTCCGGTGCCGCCGGCGATCATCTGGACGCGCACGCTCTCAGACGCTCGAATGACGGCAAGCAATGCCCTGACCTATGGCAATCAGGAACTGGCGGGAGCGCAAAGTTTTGCCGAGGTGCCGTTCGGTGGTTCTACGGCGAAATCGGACGGGGCCATTCCCTGGGATCCGAGCACCAGGGTTGAAATTCCCGGCGCAGGCTTTGCGATCAAGGGTTACATCGACCGCCTCGACATTTTTGACGATGGCAAGCGCGCCATTGTGCGAGACTATAAGACCGGACGCGCACCACGGTCGGCCATTCGCCTCAACGGGGGCAAAGAGCTTCAACGCTGTCTCTATAGCTTCGCCGTGAAATCCTTGCTCGGCGAGGATGTGAGCATAACTGCCTCGCTGTTGTATCCTCGGGAGAACCTGGACCTCCAGCTCGACGATCCCGAAGCCGTATTGTCCGAGGTCACCGGCTACCTCGTTGCCGCCCGATCGAACCTGCAATCCGGATTGGCAATCCCGGGCCCCGATACCGGCGATGATTACGATGATCTCGCCTTCGCCCTGCCCGCAAACGCCGGCCCCACCTACTGCAAACGCAAGCGTCCAATCGCGGCAGCAATGCTCGGCGATGCGGCTCAGGTGTGGGAGGCGGAGTGA